AAGGGAGTCAGGGTCAGGAGCAAGAGGGCCGCGAGGACAACGATCGCGCCGGAGCGGCGAAGCAGTGATTTCGAGGGGTAGTTCATCCCCAACACGCTAGCCGACTGCACGCTGAATCGCGCGCTCCGAGCGGAACACGCGGTCGGCGAGTGCGAGCGTTGCCACCACGTAGATCAGGGAAGTGATCGTCGTGATGGTTCCTGCCCCGGCAACCGCCGTTCCTTCCATGCCGAACCTGGCTAAGAGCAAGGGTCCGATGATCGGGATCGCGTAAATCGGAGCCGCCACCGCGGAGCCGCTCGTGTTCCCAAGCAGGATCAGGGGCAAGATCGCGAGTCCGATCAACGGCGCCATGAATACGCTCGCTTGTTGCGCGGAACGAGCCGCGAGTCCAATGAGGATCTCGACGGCCGACATCACGGCAACCACGCAGGCAATCGCGAGGGCCGCCATGGCGGCGCCCCCCGCCGGCAACTCGATCGCGGATCCGACGGCCGTTCCCGCGCCACTCAGCGCGAACGCCCCGAGCGCTCCGCCGAGGGTCAATGCGCCGGCCAGAAGCCCCATCGACAACGTCACGATCCACTTGGCCGCGGCGATCTCGCGCCGCCGCAGCGGCGTCGCGAGTAGCGCCTCTACGGTCCGTCGGTCTTTCTCGCCCGCCGTGATGTCACCGGCGATTCCGGTCATAAGGCCGAGAACTTGGCTCACTACGATCAGCGGCAGGAGCGCGCCGAGCATCGATCCCGCTCGTTCGCGGGAAGTCGTGACGTCGACGTTGCTGACGACGATGGGACGGCCGGCATCCTTGGGAAGTCCCGCGCGCTGAAGCCGGCGTTGCAAGGCTAGTTCGGAGTATGTGTTCAGCGCAGAGGCCAGGTGCGCGCGCGCCAGCTCGCTCTTCACCGAGCGTTCTCCGACCATGATGCTCACGCGCGCCGGCAATTCCTTGGCCATGTGGTCGTCGAATGCAACATCGATGAGCAGCGCGACGGGGAATTCGCCATCGCGGAGTTTCGTCGTCACGTCGCCGGTTTCCACCACGCTGAAGCGCTGGGTGCGCAGGAATGCAATGAGTTCGGGCGAGCCTTTGCTCCCCTCGACGCCCAGCGAGTGCACGGCGGTTGCCTGGTCGGCGATCTGGTTGGCCAGCTCATCCCGCACGATCATGAACAGAATCACGAAGAGCAACGGCGAGATCATCAAGAAGACGATCGTCTTGCGCTCGCGCAGAATCTCGCGGAAGTGGCGTCCGGATACGCGCCCGACCAGATGCCAGCGGATCAAAGCTGTGCTCCGATTGGAGGTTCGGCGTTCATCAAGTGCACGAGCGCGGTGCGCAGGTCGAGGGATTCCGTGTCGCGCACGATTTCTTGTGGCGTTCCGTCGGCGACGATGCGCCCGTGGACGATAACCACAATCCCCGCGCACAACCGAGCCGCTTCTTCGGCCACGTGAGTGGACAACAGCACAGTCTTGGCAGACAGCGCTTCACTGGTCAGTACGCCCTCGAGTGCGCTCGCCGCCACCAGATCCAGACCCGACGTCGGTTCGTCCAGCAGCAGCACCGGCGGGTCGTGCACGAGCGCGCGCGCAACGGCGACCTTCTGGCGGTTCCCCTTGGACAGCGTTCCCGCGC
The sequence above is a segment of the Actinomycetota bacterium genome. Coding sequences within it:
- a CDS encoding ABC transporter permease subunit; this encodes MIRWHLVGRVSGRHFREILRERKTIVFLMISPLLFVILFMIVRDELANQIADQATAVHSLGVEGSKGSPELIAFLRTQRFSVVETGDVTTKLRDGEFPVALLIDVAFDDHMAKELPARVSIMVGERSVKSELARAHLASALNTYSELALQRRLQRAGLPKDAGRPIVVSNVDVTTSRERAGSMLGALLPLIVVSQVLGLMTGIAGDITAGEKDRRTVEALLATPLRRREIAAAKWIVTLSMGLLAGALTLGGALGAFALSGAGTAVGSAIELPAGGAAMAALAIACVVAVMSAVEILIGLAARSAQQASVFMAPLIGLAILPLILLGNTSGSAVAAPIYAIPIIGPLLLARFGMEGTAVAGAGTITTITSLIYVVATLALADRVFRSERAIQRAVG